The window GTAATGCATTTGGAGATGGTCTCCGCCGCTTCTGCGGGGATGAGTCCCATATCCGCTTCTGCCTGGGCAAGGGCTGCCTCTGTCTGCAAAATCCTATTAAGTCGGTTTTCCTGACTCCATACAAATTTCATTTCTGCTGTACCGTATCGGTAGTCTATTGGATGAATTACCACATTAATCACCTTACTGGAATCGGGAATTTAATTTAGTCCCGGGTATATTTTGGGTCTACTTTAAGCCTTAATTGTTCTTCTTTTTTTAATCGTCTAAATTTAGTATTTTTTCCTGAATATCCTTAACCTAAATTATCCTTTAGGCTAAATTATCCTTTAGGCTAAATTATCCTTAGCTAAATTATTCTTAGCCTGAATGATTCCGACAACATGGAAGTCCAATATTAACTTCACAAATATCATGTAAACCTTCTACCTGGTAGTCTATTATTTCAGTTACCACCAGAAATGCCAATATTAGCAATACTACTGCTGTCAATAAGTATAGTATCGTATCATTACTGGTATCATTACTATTATGCAGCTGTTTACTTTAGCCTGCAGGGTACGGAATAAACAACAGAACCAATAAATAAACTTTGAGTTTGCAGGATTGAACAAAATCAGGGTATTTAATAGAGAAAAGAAGGGACGAAAAGAGACAAAAAGAACAGATGAGAAAAGATAGGAACAGATAAGAAAAGATACGAAAAGAAAGGGTTACAAACTCAGCAGGTAGCGTAATTTTTTAATGAAAAACATTATATGCCTTAACATCCTTTATGCGGGCTATCTACCGTATCAATATTAAAAAATAATAGCAGGTGACAAAAATGGGTCGTTTTCCAGAAGCCGAAGAAAGATTATTAAACAAACAAATCTGCATGAAGTGTAATGCCAGAAATGCCGTACGGGCAACCCGCTGCAGAAAATGCGGCTACGGTGCTCTTCGCGTGAAATCTAAGGAATCCAAGGGAGCATGATCTTTTTTGCAGGTGGAAGCACACCTCCAGAAGATTATTGAACAGGACGGAAAAGTCCATCTTACCCTTATCGATCCGGCGTCCCAAACGCCTGAACGAGCCGCTGAAATTGCTCTTGCAGCAGTTGAAGGAGGCACTGATGCCATCCTGATCGGGGGCTCAACCGGTGCGTCGGGGACTATATTAGATGAAACGGTATTAAAAATTAAAGAAAATGTAAATGTACCCACTATCCTTTTCCCTGGAAGTTCAGCCGGGCTCAGCATATATGCAGATGCCGTATTTTTCATGAGCCTCCTGAATTCCAGAGACATCGGGTATGTGATTACAAATCAGGTGCTTGGAGCTCCGCTTGTATACAAAAGCCAGATTGAGCCAATTTCCATGGCATACCTTGTGGTCGAACCCGGAGGCACTGTTGGCTGGGTAGGGGATGCAAAACTGATTCCCAGGAAGAAACCTGAAATTGCTGCGGTCTATGCCCTTGCAGGCAAATACCTTGGCATGCACTATACTTACCTGGAAGCCGGGTCAGGAGCCGATACGCCTGTCAACCCTGAAATGATAGGGGCTGTTAAACACGTACTCGGAGAAAACAAACTTATTGTTGGCGGCGGGATCAGAGACGCAAAAACCGCAAAGCTCTGTGCTTCTGCAGGTGCGGATATGATCGTCACCGGCACAATTGTTGAAGAAGTAAAGGACGTAACTGCAAAGGTGGCTGAGATTGTATCAGCTATAAAATGCTGAAATCTTGTAAAGGTTATCCAAAGTTTGCTGCCTGCTTTTCGGCAATCAAAAAGATTCATTTCATTATATCACTATTTACTTTTTTGAGTTTCTGTTTTAGAGAGCTTTATCTGTCTTGATTTCCTGCCCTCCCCGGCTGAGTGAAATAAATCACATTCGACAGTTCAGGCACGTGCAGATTAAATATAATAGCGATGACCTGCCAATAAAAACTGGGACAAGGTCTCTAAATAAAACCAGAACCAACAGAAGAAAGGTCGAAACGGGAGGAATAATATGGAAGTAAGAGAAGAAGTCCATGAGCAGATTCTGAAAATCCTTAACGGTGCAAAATTTCCAATCAACACGCTGGAGGAACTAATTGCTGCTTTACCCGAGGGGCTGGACACCACATGCATGATAGGCGGCACTGAGGTCACGGCAGCAGAGGCAAAAAGCCTGATTACTGAAAAGGACTTTCCATTCAAAGATGCAAAACACGTAGCAGATCTCCTGGTTGAAAGAGCAGGGCTCTAAATTTCACTTCATTGCAACCCTTATTTATACCGAAACTTTTTATTTCTGAAACTGTTTTTATACTTAGAAACTATCCTAATGCTTAACTTTCTGGGATATGTAACAGCATTAATTTACAGGCAGTAGATTGTAATAAATAGTTTTAAAGGTAATATGTCACTCCTATTTTAGTATCATTATCCTGTTAACATAAAATGTTCTATTAATATGGTGACGAAAAATGGTAACAATAGTAACTAATATAATCATCTGATACTATCAATTAATATATTCCTATAAAAGCTGGAGATTGACTAAAGTGGCATTAGTGACTAGAACCGAGCAAATACAATTTAAATCCGAAACAATCTCAGGTCTAGCTCACGCATCCAAAAACCTGTTTAATAGTGCAAACTACATAATACGACAAAGATTCTTTGAAAATGATAAGCTATACCAGGAAACTGGTGAAAAGGGTGAAGGTATCTGGTATAAACAGCTTTACTCAATGCTAAAAAATACAGAGCAGTATCGGGCATTGCCAGCACAAACAGCTCAACAGGTACTTAAACTACTGGAAAAAAGCTGGAAATCGTTCTTCAAAGCATTAAAAGTATACGCAAAGTCCCCTGAATTGTTTATGGGACGACCTAAACCGCCCAAATACAAACACAAAGATGGGAAACACATCCTGGTGTTCACAAACCAGCAGTGCAAAATCGTTAATGGTATACTCAAATTCCCAAAAGTAGTAAACCTGGAATTGAAAACCAGATTAGTTGATGTGGACCTCAGAGAAGTACGGGTAATCCCAAACGCAAATAAGTATACGTGTGAAATCGTGTACGACAAAACAGTTTCTGAGGATGAAATTAACTCCAGTCGGGTTTTAGGAATTGATCCTGGTGTTCGCAACATTGCAACTATCGCAAACAACTTTGGTGTAAAACCAATTGTTGTTAAGGGCAATACTGCAAACAACATTAATCAGTTTTATAACATGGAAAAAGCCAGGATTCAACATGTATACGATCTGGCTAAAATTAAATGGGGTAGTAAATTAGCAAAACTCGACTTCAAACGAAACAATATGATAAAAGATTATTTCCACAAACTTAGCCGTAGAATCGTTAACTACGCTATCCAGAACGATGTCAAATCAATCATAATTGGCAAAAACGAAAACTGGAAGCAAGAAGTTAACATGGGACGAAAAAACAACCAGAAATTTGTTCAGCTTCCCCTGGCCAGGTTAATTGAAATGATCCAGTATAAAGCTCAGGAAGTCAACATAGAAGTTGTTCTTCAAGAAGAGAGCTATACATCAAAATGTAGTTTCCTTGATAACGAACCTGTAGAACACAGAGCTAAATACGTAGGTAGAAGGATCAAACGAGGCCTATTCAAATCCGCAACTGGAATAATTATCAACGCCGATGTCAACGGAGCTCTGAACATCATCAGGAAAGCAACTCCAAAAGCATTTGCAGACGGAGTGGAGGGTGTAGGGTTACACCCAATGAGATGTTTGATAACATCTTTTGAAGATATTTGATCACATTTTGATCATTTTTGATAACCTGACAGGGTCCGAAAAAGGCATGTTCAGAGCAGGCAATTCCTCGTGCAGCAAACATAAAGTCTGTAGAAACCCACAGGACCCTTTAACTTACAATAAACACTAAGAGGTATGATTATGATCAGGATTTCCAATCTGGTAAAGGATTATGAGGTACGTTCCGAAAAAATAAGGGTATTGGACCATATCGACCTCACGGTGAAGGACGGAGAGATTCTCGGAATTACAGGTCGAAGCGGAAGTGGGAAATCCACCCTGCTCCGAATTATCCGGGGAGTTGAGCCCTTCGATGAAGGAACTGTAGAAATTGAGGGGAAAACTGTAACCCCTGATTCAGGGATGGAAGGAGAACTATTCCTGAAAAGCGTAACTGCAATACACCTCCAGCGAAATTTCGGGCTCTGGAACGGTCCTGCGATAGAAAACATCATAAGGAAACTGAATTACCTCCGAATAGGGCATGAAGCTCTTCCGCACAACGAGACTGAAGATTATGACGAGCTCTTTGTCGAGGCGATGGAGTACATGAAACTTGTGGGGCTGGAACACAAAGCCCTTCACTCTACCAATCTCCTCAGCGGAGGGGAGAAGCAGAGAGTTTTAATGGCAAGACAGCTTGCCGCAAAGCCCAAAGTCCTTCTCCTGGACGAGCCCGTAACAATGACCGGGCCGGATACAAAGCAGGAAGTTCTTGATGTGATAAAGGGCTTGAAAGAGAAACTGAATATCCCGATTATAGTGGTCTCCCACCTTCCTGAAATCCACGCCTATCTTGCAGACAGGCTTATATTCCTTGAGAACGGGAAAATTGCAGCTGATGGAGAACCTGCCGTGGTTCTTAAAAACTTCCTTAGAGACCTGAAACCCAGGGAAGAACTCTCAGAGTCCGGGAATAAGGAAGCCTGCATTAAAATAATGGATATCTCAAAACGCTATTCCCTTATCCGGATGGGGGAGGTCCTCAATATCAAAGACTTCTCTCTCGATGTTTATGGGGGAGAAATTCTGGCATTTATCGGTCCTTCTGGAGCTGGAAAGACAACTATTATGAAATTGATGGAAGGGCTAGTCCCGCCAAAAAGCGGGTCTGTCGAATATTTATGCAGTGGGGACTGGGTGGATGTTACCGGGTACAGTAAGAAGCGCATGGAACTCAGGCGGATTATGAGTGTTATGAACCAGGAATTCTCCATGTCCGTAAACTCCACTGTGAGAGAACAGATACGCTTCAGGCTGAGCATGAAAAAGCAGGGCGCAATTGAATACGCGAGAAATAAAGCCAGGGAAATCGGACTATCGGATGAGACTCTGGATACTGTCTACCGCCTGCCAGATATGCCTGAAGAGGAAAAGACTAATGCACTAAGGGATCTGGACCTCAATGACACGGTTTTTTCCGAACTTTTCCCCGTAATTCCGGTAACCGATGTCGATGCCTATGCAAGACCGGTCTTCGAAGCCCTTGATCTGCAAATGGAAGTCCTTGACAAAACTCCTTACCAGATAAGCGGAGGAGAACATGTCAGGGCTTTTATTGCCATGAGCCTTGCTACCTCTCCCGAATTCCTTATGCTCGACGAACCTTTCGGGGATCTCGATCCTGTAACCCTCAGGGACGTGACAAATTCATTAAAAAGGATCAATGAACGCTTCGGCACTACCATTGTACTCGTGAGCCACCACATGGACTTTGTCCGGGAAGTTGCCCACAGGGTGGTATTGATCGAAAAGGGATCCATTGTAATGGATGGAAAGCCGAGTGAAGTCTGCCAGGAACTGATAAACAGGAGCAACGCCCCTTACATGGCACACAGCCTGGAATACCTCATTGAAGGCAACTTAGAAAGCCAGTAATTCGAGAGTCTGCTCAAGACTCTTTTCCTTATTTTATTTATCCTCTTCCTGAGATTCATTTACAAGTCGGTCCCACTCCTCATTTCCGAATTTTATGTACAGGCTCGGAGGTACTATTGGTTTTTCAAGATCTTTAACTGTTTTTTCAGAAAGCGCCTGATTTTCAACAACATCCTTTCCGGCAGATCTGAGAAGTTTGTTGTATTTTCCTATCAGAGGTTTTAGCATGATATTTTTTTTGCCCCTGAAAATTTCTCCTTCTCCCCTGTAGATTTCTGCAATCAGTTCGGTGTGAAACGTTCTTGTTAGCCGCCTGAAAAATAGACGAATGACCTCGAAATTTGTCTGCCCGGGCAGCCCGGCATTCGAAATCACAACGAATTTTGGATACTTCTCGTAACGCTTAGCGTGCCTGTATTCACCCGTCTCATCCTCCTCAAAGTGAGGCAGAAGAACAGGAGCAAGCCTGTCTATGAAATTTTTCATTATGGAAGGAACGTTCTCAAAATATACCGGGCATGCAAAGACTACAATATCTGAAGCCATAAACCTGGGAAGCAAATCGTCCATATCATCGCGAATAATGCATTTTCCAGGTGTCTTGAGCCAGCACTCAAATTTTCCCATGCAGTGCCTGATATCCTTCTCGGCAAGGATAATATTTTCAGTTTCTGCCCCGG is drawn from Methanosarcina lacustris Z-7289 and contains these coding sequences:
- a CDS encoding 50S ribosomal protein L40e, whose amino-acid sequence is MGRFPEAEERLLNKQICMKCNARNAVRATRCRKCGYGALRVKSKESKGA
- a CDS encoding geranylgeranylglyceryl/heptaprenylglyceryl phosphate synthase is translated as MQVEAHLQKIIEQDGKVHLTLIDPASQTPERAAEIALAAVEGGTDAILIGGSTGASGTILDETVLKIKENVNVPTILFPGSSAGLSIYADAVFFMSLLNSRDIGYVITNQVLGAPLVYKSQIEPISMAYLVVEPGGTVGWVGDAKLIPRKKPEIAAVYALAGKYLGMHYTYLEAGSGADTPVNPEMIGAVKHVLGENKLIVGGGIRDAKTAKLCASAGADMIVTGTIVEEVKDVTAKVAEIVSAIKC
- a CDS encoding MTH865 family protein; translated protein: MEVREEVHEQILKILNGAKFPINTLEELIAALPEGLDTTCMIGGTEVTAAEAKSLITEKDFPFKDAKHVADLLVERAGL
- a CDS encoding RNA-guided endonuclease InsQ/TnpB family protein, which gives rise to MALVTRTEQIQFKSETISGLAHASKNLFNSANYIIRQRFFENDKLYQETGEKGEGIWYKQLYSMLKNTEQYRALPAQTAQQVLKLLEKSWKSFFKALKVYAKSPELFMGRPKPPKYKHKDGKHILVFTNQQCKIVNGILKFPKVVNLELKTRLVDVDLREVRVIPNANKYTCEIVYDKTVSEDEINSSRVLGIDPGVRNIATIANNFGVKPIVVKGNTANNINQFYNMEKARIQHVYDLAKIKWGSKLAKLDFKRNNMIKDYFHKLSRRIVNYAIQNDVKSIIIGKNENWKQEVNMGRKNNQKFVQLPLARLIEMIQYKAQEVNIEVVLQEESYTSKCSFLDNEPVEHRAKYVGRRIKRGLFKSATGIIINADVNGALNIIRKATPKAFADGVEGVGLHPMRCLITSFEDI
- a CDS encoding ABC transporter ATP-binding protein, with the translated sequence MIRISNLVKDYEVRSEKIRVLDHIDLTVKDGEILGITGRSGSGKSTLLRIIRGVEPFDEGTVEIEGKTVTPDSGMEGELFLKSVTAIHLQRNFGLWNGPAIENIIRKLNYLRIGHEALPHNETEDYDELFVEAMEYMKLVGLEHKALHSTNLLSGGEKQRVLMARQLAAKPKVLLLDEPVTMTGPDTKQEVLDVIKGLKEKLNIPIIVVSHLPEIHAYLADRLIFLENGKIAADGEPAVVLKNFLRDLKPREELSESGNKEACIKIMDISKRYSLIRMGEVLNIKDFSLDVYGGEILAFIGPSGAGKTTIMKLMEGLVPPKSGSVEYLCSGDWVDVTGYSKKRMELRRIMSVMNQEFSMSVNSTVREQIRFRLSMKKQGAIEYARNKAREIGLSDETLDTVYRLPDMPEEEKTNALRDLDLNDTVFSELFPVIPVTDVDAYARPVFEALDLQMEVLDKTPYQISGGEHVRAFIAMSLATSPEFLMLDEPFGDLDPVTLRDVTNSLKRINERFGTTIVLVSHHMDFVREVAHRVVLIEKGSIVMDGKPSEVCQELINRSNAPYMAHSLEYLIEGNLESQ
- a CDS encoding flavodoxin family protein, which encodes MKVTVFSGSHKGREGNTLLMVEEFLKGVEEAGAETENIILAEKDIRHCMGKFECWLKTPGKCIIRDDMDDLLPRFMASDIVVFACPVYFENVPSIMKNFIDRLAPVLLPHFEEDETGEYRHAKRYEKYPKFVVISNAGLPGQTNFEVIRLFFRRLTRTFHTELIAEIYRGEGEIFRGKKNIMLKPLIGKYNKLLRSAGKDVVENQALSEKTVKDLEKPIVPPSLYIKFGNEEWDRLVNESQEEDK